ATCCTTTATCTGGAAGGCGATGCCGGTGTGTTCCCCGAATTTATGCATGCGTTGCACGGCTTCAAGAGGCTGGCCTGCAGCGCTTGCTCCACTTGCACAGCACGCAGCAATAAGACTGGCCGTTTTCTTGCCGATGATGTCGAAATACACGTCCTCACTGAAATTCAAGTTCCGTGTTTTTTGCAGTTGAAGCAATTCGCCTTCGGACATTTCCCGAACAGCAGTACTGACGATCTTCAGTAACTGGAATTCATCTTTTTCGATCGCGAGCAACAAGCCTCGGCTTAACAGGTAATCGCCGACCAATACCGCGATCTTGTTCTTCCAAAGCGCATTGATGCTGAAGAATCCGCGACGCATGGAGCTGCTGTCCACCACATCGTCATGGACCAAGGTTGCCGTATGAAGCAATTCGATCAAACTTGCAGCGATGAACGCACTGTCCTTCACAGGCCCGAACTGCTTCGCACTGAGCAAGGTGAACATCGGCCGCATTTGCTTGCCTTTCCGCTTAACGATGTAGTGCATAACCCGGTCCAGCAGCGCGACCTTACTGCGCATGGCTTCTCGGAAATGCGGCTCAAAGGCCTTCATTTCCTCGGCGATCGGCCGCTGTATGGCTTCAATGGTCACCAATGCTTGCACCCTCGAAGAACAAATGGCCTGCCGGGAACGGCAAAGATGGCGAACACCGCACGTTGCCGCGCAACCTTTTTCAAGATTCTCGTCTGCGTTGGGTAAGCCTACAACTACCTACCTTCGCAACGCATGAATTCCCGTTCCTCCATTTTTCGCAGTTTCCTGCTGATCGCTGCCTGTACGTTGAGTATGGTGGCCATGGCCCAAAAGGAAAAACCGAAGACCCTTTTGTACAAGGACCGGGTAAATGCAGCATTCGACACGGTGAATTGTGTGAAAAACGTATTCAAGATCAACCCATTGCTCTTTTTTCGAGGAGAGATCCCGCTTTATTATGAACGTGCGCTTACACCGCGATTGAGCCTTGAGGTCGGTATTGGCGTTACGTATCGGAATTTCCTGGCACTATCCATTGCTGGTGATGATGCCGACGATTATGGAAGAGGTGTTGAGATCCAAGCTAACCCCAGTTTTCACATCGGTGCACGTTATTATCATCAGATCGATATTGAGCCGCAAGGGTGGTATTCGCAGCTTGAATTCGCTCACTTGGAGTATTCCAAGAAGATCCTCCATAAGGACTCATTAGGACGCTTCCCGGAAGATCCGCAACGTTCGCTTGATGTGCGCACCTACAATGACCTCCGGTTATACATAGGTTACCAGTTGTTCAGTTCTTCAAGCAATTGGATGTGTGATATCTATGGTGGGGTCGCTATGCGATCGCGTCATTCAGTAAAGGTCATTGAGGAAACACGAGTGGACTTTACCAATAGTCGGGTTGAGTACCTCTACAGTACTATAGAGTCCGATGATACGGTTCCCGCATTCTTCCTTGGGTTCAAGGTCGGTCTAGGGTTCTGACAAGCAGCTTGAAAAGCGAAGATACTACTTCATCACCCGCTCACCGTCCTTTATAGCAGGCGTATTCTTGTTCGCCAACTGGCCACAGGCTGCATCAATGTCCTTTCCACGGCTGCGGCGAATACGAGCGACAATGCCCTTGCTTTCCAAGTGGTACATGAATGCTGCTGCATCCTCATCACTTGAACGTTGGAAAGATCCCTTTACGTTCGCGCTAGCATCGATCGGATTGTATTCGATCAGATTCACTTTCGAATCCACGTCGCTTGCATAGCGCACAAGGTCTTGTGCATCTGCGATGGAATCGTTGAACCCCTTCAATAGAATGTACTCGAAGGTGACATCCTTTTTCGTCATGCGGGTATAGTAGCGCAAGGCGTCCTTCAGCTCTGCCAAGGGCGTTTGTTCGTTGATCGGCATGATGGTATCACGTTTGGCATCCGTAGCGGCGTGAAGGCTGATCGCAAGGTGGAAACGCGCACCGTCATCCGCTAATTTCCGGATCATTTTTGCAATACCAGCAGTGCTCACCGTTATGCGGCGCGAGCCCATTCCCAGTGCATCCTGCGAGTTGATGAGATCTGCACTAGCCATGGTATTGGCATAGTTGAGCAATGGTTCGCCCATGCCCATGTAAACAATGTTGGTGACGTTCTTTTTGTTGTATTTCAGTGCAAGATCATCGATCAAGGTCACTTGGTCCACGATCTCAGCGGCATCCAGATTTCTGATGCGCTTCAGCTTGCCCGTTGCGCAGAACGTACACGTTAAACTACACCCGATCTGGCTGCTGATACATGCCGTTTGCCGTTTTGGTGTCGGGATCAGAACGCCTTCAACAATGTGACCGTCCCAG
The nucleotide sequence above comes from Flavobacteriales bacterium. Encoded proteins:
- the rlmN gene encoding 23S rRNA (adenine(2503)-C(2))-methyltransferase RlmN, which gives rise to MNTDLCAVSTTPIDIRSLSKEQLTALVADLGEKPYRAKQLWDWLWKKKARAWDDMSDLPKAFREKLSEHTLFRPLELVEEQRSEDGTIKCAFRTWDGHIVEGVLIPTPKRQTACISSQIGCSLTCTFCATGKLKRIRNLDAAEIVDQVTLIDDLALKYNKKNVTNIVYMGMGEPLLNYANTMASADLINSQDALGMGSRRITVSTAGIAKMIRKLADDGARFHLAISLHAATDAKRDTIMPINEQTPLAELKDALRYYTRMTKKDVTFEYILLKGFNDSIADAQDLVRYASDVDSKVNLIEYNPIDASANVKGSFQRSSDEDAAAFMYHLESKGIVARIRRSRGKDIDAACGQLANKNTPAIKDGERVMK
- a CDS encoding polyprenyl synthetase family protein, which codes for MKAFEPHFREAMRSKVALLDRVMHYIVKRKGKQMRPMFTLLSAKQFGPVKDSAFIAASLIELLHTATLVHDDVVDSSSMRRGFFSINALWKNKIAVLVGDYLLSRGLLLAIEKDEFQLLKIVSTAVREMSEGELLQLQKTRNLNFSEDVYFDIIGKKTASLIAACCASGASAAGQPLEAVQRMHKFGEHTGIAFQIKDDLFDYGNGEDIGKPTGLDIKEKKLTLPLIYSLDKVSKSDRRWMIDVVKNKNEDDRSVKRLVEMVSEAGGIAHAHARMLEYRDKAIGTLHTFPKNEYRDALEGLVQLTVERTK